The stretch of DNA atttgatgacATACAGAGGGAAATTTCAGATCCGATTGACGATGAATCATTAAAAAGCACACAAAAACCAGAGTCCTTAGAAACTGAAAAAGTAGAAGCAGACGCCAGTCACAAAGGTCTAGCTGATGAAGCAGAACAATTGTCTGACGAAGAAATCAACGTTGATGATATTTCTAGCGATGACAATAGTGAAAGCTCAAGTTCAGAAGAAAGTCTGGGTGATAGTTCTTCAGATGAATCGAGTGATGAGAATGAGACTTctaatattgattataacGATGTTGAGGATGAAGACGAGGATTCAAATGAAGGACCTGTCAAATCCGTCCACgaaataattgatgaaaaggCACCTTCTTTACCCGATAACTATGAAATATCGCCTAATACACCTATTGAGGAAATTGGTGAAATTACAGGATTGGTCGAAAATACTATGATAATCAAGGCAAGAACGTCTGGAGAGTTTAGAATTctacaagaaaaatcaatattttgttttgagGATAGAACTGTGATAGGCCCcttgtttgaaatatttggtAGGGTACAACAACCAGTTTACAGTGTCAAATTCAACTCGGAAGAACAGTTTCTGAAATTCAAGGAAAGCAAAGGAAAAACTGTGTATTATGTTGTACCTGACTCACAGTTCTTGTACACCGATTCAATTAAGCACATAAAAGGAACTGATGCAAGTAATTGTCATGATGAAGAGCTCCCAGAGGAGGAACAGGAATATTCAGACGATGAAAAAGAACTGGCAGCAAAACTggccaaaaagaaaaagaaaaataaaaagactAAAGACAAACAGACACACACTTCGGGGCCATCATTACCAAACAAAAGACAGAAAGTTTCGGCATATTCTCCTATAACAACTTACTCTCAGAACGCTGTCCATAATAGAGGAAGACAAATCCTGCCTCAACACAATACTATTTACAGCAATTATggtcaacaacaaccacctcaacaacaacaacaacaatcgCCTCCAGTTGCTCAGTATGGACAGCCTTATTATCCACAAACAGATTCTTACAATAGCTTGATGGGTCAAACTCCACAGTATCCACAGCCAACTTTTGGCCAAAGCCAACATTTCTATCAAAATGCATACAACCAACCAGTGCAACCCCAATATGAGCCAGCATACCAACCACCTCAACAATACAACCagtatcaacaacaaccccaagaacaacaacaacaacaacagttcAACCCTAATATGCCAAATGCACAAACGCAACAACAGGTTGACCCTGCACAATTAGAGCACTTACAAAGATTACTTTTACAGCATCTACAAAACAATCAGAATCAATACCAACATCCACCTCAATAATAGGCCGCATGAACTATATTAGGAAATATACGATTCTATAAATTATCTAGTACTTTTTCTGCAGCCTTTAGTGCGTTTTCAGGAAACCCTGCCATTCGGGCAACATCTAATGCATGAGAACGTTCACTGATTCCCGGCTCCAATGTATGGTCGATAACAAAGCCTTTCTCATTGTCGCCATTCTCTAATACTCTTGTACGAAAATAGcgaatatttttttggtctATATTATTGGCAACCAAAAGCTGTTCCAATTCTTTTCCAAAATGTGTAGCAAACAAGGTTCTACATTTGTTAACTTGCAATAGACTGAGTAATGTAGCATATGCGATTGCTAATCCTTCTTTGCCACTTGTTCCTCGTCCAATCTCATCGACAATGGCTAATGACAGCGGGGTTGCATTAGTTAAAATGTTGCTTACCTCAACCATTTCCACCATAAAAGTACTCAAATCATTGAATAAATCGTCAGTTGCTCCAATACGAGtaaaaattttatcaacCAACCCTATAGTTGCCTTTTCAGCGGGAACAAATGAACCAATTTGTGCTAAAATCACAATTAAAGCATTCTGTCTTAAATAAGTACTTTTACCTCCCATGTTGGGACCCGAGATAACCCACAAAGTCCCATCTGTACCCATTTTGGAATCATTGGGGATAAACATATTGCCAGAATCTTTCAAACTagattcaacaacaacatgcCTACCACCTTCCACTGAGAGACGAGGAGTTTTAATTAACTTAGGACAGGTCCAATTGTTCTCTTCTGCGACAATTGCAAGGGAAGAAGTGACATCTAGAAAATCAGCCAACCCAGCCAATTCACGAAATTCAGGAAATCTCCGTGTTACTTCCAGTTTGAGCTCTTCtatgatttttctttcaaccAACAAAATGGCTTCCTTTTTGTCTAATATTAGATGCTGAATATCATTCCATTCTGTTGATCTGTATACAAGTGACATTTTTTTCTCATAGAGAATATCACCATCCAATTTAGCACTTGCTTTACTTATTGAAGATGTTTTGCCAGTTATTAAAATTACATTATTGTAACGGCCAAgtacaatttttttgccGATATTTAATTTCACATCAATATCGTCAAGGACATTGCGCAACTTACTCCAAAGTTTGTGTTCCTCCACTTCCAACTCACTCAACTCGTCATGCAAAATCTTCAATTCGTCATTGAAATCTCTTTTCAcagaataaaaattttctgCGTCCGTGTTCCCCTCTTGTTTTGATCGATATTTCTCTAGGAAACTATTAGTGTAACTCAGATTAGTATCTTCAACTACCTCTGTTGGCTCCTCGATCTCTTCACTACCTTCACCGGGAATTGTCTGTTCCTCAATATCTATTGTGTTATATATTTTCTCTGCTAAATGTTTTGGGatgtcaaatttttcaaggAGATTTTTTAAACAAGACAATTTTTTGGGGTTCTGTTCGTATTCTTCAACCAAAAAATCCCGTAATTTTTGTAAACCATCCAAAGTGCTTGCTGCATACACTAACTGATTGACAGGATCTCCACGTCCCACCACTAACTTTTGCAAGTTTCTTATGAAATCACCCAACTGCTGTAAATGCTGTCTAGTCACTATTTTTAAGTGctgatttttcaaaaacattTTTACAAATGATTGTCTCTTTTCGATATCTTTGGTGTCTAAAGATGGGGACTTTATCCATTCAGTTAACAACCTCGTACCGGACGATGTGCATGTTCGCTTAATGACAGAAACCAATGAACCAACAGAAGAGGTTCTTCCAGCTATCGTTCTCTCGGTTAACTCTAAAGCTTCTCTTGTCCTTGAATCCATCTGTAAACAAGTCTCATTGAAATATCTAGTTGGCAAAGTCatcaaaatatcaacatCAGGTAAGTTTATACTCATGTACGACATTATCATATTTAAGGCAGCTTGTTCTCGTGGAGAAAAAGTTTCCAAATGTCTTCTAACTTTTTGAATACTGTCATGATATTGTAATTTCAACTCGTTATAGTTGGTAGTACTATGATACCTGATGATATAGCGTTTCAATTCCTGTAAGGGGCTATACCATTGACCCAAATGTAAATTGTGGTCTTGGAACTCCTTAGGTAGCAATATTTCACTGGGGTTGATTCTGGCAATATCTGAACTCAATTCACCTAATGTGGTTAGTTGTACAAATGATTCACCAACGGAAATATCAGTCCATGATAGTCCAACTTTCATTTGTGGGTCTGGTGGAAGACTCAATGAGCTGGGAGCAAACGAAATGGCAACAAGGTAGTTATTCTCGTTGAAATTTAGAAACGACTCGTCAATTAATGTCCCAGGTGTAATGATTCTTGAAATCTTACGATGCaccaaattttgatttgtctTGGACCCTTGGTCACATTGATCAATAATGGCAACGTTAACTTGCTGTTCATGAATTAGCATTTCTGTAAATTTTCGCAATTGTGTAGTTGGAAATCCGGCGAATGGAACAACATGATTCAgggttttcttttttgcaATCTTTAGTCCCAATTTAGGACCATATTCCTCCGCCTGCTCGAAATAAAGTTCATAAAAACTCCCAACTTGGATTAAGCTAACACACCCAGGATTCAGATCTATCAATCGCTTCATAGATGCTAATAAAGGGGAAAGTCCTGTATCTTGATTTCTCCCCCCGCGATCCCATTCCTCAAGTAGAGGTGACGGTGCCTTTTTAGTGGCTGCTTTTCTAGCAAAGAGCCGACAACCTGAAGTCAAATGGCGGAGTggtattatattatttcttcttaGTATCATACAGTAATTGTGGCCATATAGGCTATCGGAGACTTCCtcaagaagaaatattgtttttaataGTAATCTATCACTATATAAAGAAGACAAAATCAAGCACGCGCCTGTtatggtttttttttctgatctgaaaaatttttatagTGTgcaactactactaatatACTCGTACCACTTAATTATAACAATCCACGCACTCCATCGTATAATACATTCATTGAGTAAAACACAAAGTCAGTGAAGCTTGGGCGGGTCTGAAAAAGTACCAAGATATCTCATCTTTTACGACTACTGCGTCTTACTCTGACGTttggtgttgatgatgaggGTTCCATCAGTATACGACTGGACCTTCTTGTTGTATGTCTCGTTTCTACCTTGATTATTTCTGGCTCAGCATCATCAGCACTCTGTGTCGAAGCATCCTCTTCCTCTATTTCATGGGTTACTGATCTTGTACGTCTTCGTGTTTTAGGAGGATGTGGAGGAGATACTGATCCTGGCGGAGCTCGTCTTTTTCTAGAACCTGTATCGGAGGGCTCTGCAGGCTTGTCGTCAAATTTGACACTCTGTCTTGTTCTCTTTTTGATATTAGGTGACGTGTGTTCTGTTTTTTCATGGGTGGACCTTGTTCTTTGTCTCGTTCGTTTAGTCATTGGTTCAGGTGATGATTCTTCTGAACTagattcattttctttatcagTATGGCTGTCCTCAATTACTTCaacatcatcttcatcttgatcttcattatcttcaCCATCCTCATCTTCACTAGTGTCCTTATTTTTGCTTTCCCTTTCATCTCCGCTAACATGATcaccttcttcttcctcttcttctgcctcttcttctgtctgctttttgtttttatcttcttcttgctCAGAAgtgttttctttcttaATTTTAGCAATTGTCTCATCCCCCTTATCTTTGTCTACATCTTCAATATCACTCATATCGTCGTTTGTCTGCTCATCTAGACCCTTTTTTGTACTTCCTGGCGTTGGCGATTGATCATCTGTATGATCACTTGTACTACTCACTTCCACTTTCGATTTTTCAGCACCACCCAGAGttatttcttcatcattgtATTGTGACTTCTCTTTAGGTGTATCACGCAAGTTACGTTTCGATTTTGTTGTATCTCTGGCACTTCTAGTTCTTCTTTGTGGTGGTTCAGGGGTAGACAATGATGACGATTCTGATTTCTCTTTATCCATTTCTTTCTTATCTTGAATTGGCTCTTTTGCATCCAAAGTAGTTTTAGCGTTCTTGGTGTCCTTCGTGATATTTGCAGATCCAGACAGCACTTGGTTTGTGGTTTCTTCTGTACTGGTGTTCTCAGTCAGTAATTCCTCAATCTGGTCAATCTTTTCTAGATCATATAAAGACCTCAATTTATTCCACACGTCATATTCGCTGAAGGGTTCCTCCTTAGAGTCTAAAGATTCattaatattgttgataatgattttaatattgtgttgtttgtttttacCAGCGGGCTTATAATCGCACAATAAGCTGAATAGCTTTATCTCATTCTCGATGGACCAATGTCTATGAGTTTGTTTAGAAGGGTTATTCTCATCCAAAGTTGCCATTGTTTGCCTCCAAGTACAGTGGCAGTAAAATCCTAGTCTTGAAAAATCTATCCTTCAATGTTTTGGTGTTCTATTtcgattttttttgacacCAATTCACCTTAGTTTTGTTGTGGTTCCTCCCCAGTGAAAGTAATACCGAATGAGAAAAGGAAAACAGAGAACAGAacgagaaaaaaaaaattaattgagTACACACACTCTTTCACATACaatttacaattgattgagggagaaaaaaaattttcgtTTTCCATTGGTAAAGATATTTCTGCAAAAAGGTGAACCAACCTATAGGTCAAACACAACTAGTTCTCTTTTGCATTATTGATCCAAAATGCCAAGACGTATAGACAAAGTCAGTAGTATGACCAAAGGTCATATTACTATGTCtatgaataaattgaatttgtttaatatttACAGAAAGGATCCATTACAGTATTTTGGAAAAACATTGTACCAACAAAAATGGGCAGCCAAAACAGAAACCAGAAACTATCATGGCCAACAAATTAAGGAAAAGAGGTTCAAAAATGTCTTgtttgattcaaatttgaaaacatatTCTCAATTAGACGCTTCATTAAAAGGTCACGATGTTGCACCAACCCCTATTACTTTACAAACATATGGAACTTTGGAAAAGAGATTAGAAATTGCTTTGTTCAGAAGTATGTTCGCCAGTTCTGTCAGACAAGCCAGACAATTTATACTTGGTGGATACGTCAAAGTCAATGGTGTTGTTATAAAACACCCATCCTTCCCCTTACAAAGCGGGGATGTGTTTAGTGTTGATCCAGAAAAAGTATTGTTTGCCCTTGGTAAAACTAAACCAAGTCTAGAAAAGGCCTTAAGCGTTGATAAAAAACAGATTAAAAAATGGAACAATTATGTTTTTGAAGCCAAGAAGAATCCAGAGAAAATATGGGATTTAAAGCAAAATAAACCAGATCTGTTGGACACTTTAAAGCAAGTTGAAGATTtcgaaaaacaaaagaagtCAGTTCAAAATGCtcaaaaattaatgaaaatccAACAAAATCAAGTTACAAGACAGTCAATTTTGCAAGAAATTATTCAACTTGGAAATGCTGCCTCTGAACCTGCTTCATTGGAAACCTTTAATAAATACGGTGACGTAGCACGTACAAAGTGTTTACAAATATATCAGACATTGACAAATAAGAACCACCCAATAACAAAAGATCCTTCCACTAAGAACATTGAGGGTTTCTTGGCCAAGGACGAAAATAAGTCACCAGAAGAAAAACACGAAGTAAGATTAATCAATTCTACATTGCGTGAATTACAAAGCAGTGAATGGGAGAGAATTCGTatacaatttgaaaattttgaagaagGCACTGAcaccaaattttttcaaacttcATTTGCCAAGGCTTTGAGAGGTGTACCCAAATTGAATAAGGAAGAGATTTTGGAAGATGAATCTAAAGCAAAAGTTCAATTGCCTTGGCAAAAACATCTTTTTGGAAGAAAGGACCCATCAAGATCATATTTCACTCCATGGACACCAAGACCATTTTTGGGAGCATTTGCAATTTTGCCATCTCACATTGAAATATCTTTTGATACATGCCATGCAATTTACTTGAGAGACCCTGTTGCCAGACCAGGACATTCAGAAGTTATTTCACCATTCCCTGATCATGTTCATGAAAGAGCATATATGTACTACGTGAGAAAAGGTAAATCGTaaacttttctttcttctatGTATATAACATTTCTTTGTAAATAGAAACTGAATATAGGTGAAACTGTTTAAGTAATATTAGGAAGGAATGACTGTCCCCACCTTATCATATTGGTCCtcaatttaaaatttctAACGGAGATGCATAAAGGACCAACCAATCGGAGGGAAAAAGTAAAgtaggaaaaaaaataatagaagagaaagagaattGATTTCCCCTCAAAGAGCATCATATCTTTAgtctttttctctttatGTCACGAATAAGTGCAAAACTTATACGGGACGCTAGAAGAATCTCACCATTTCTACCACGATTACTACCAGCAAATAGAACAATTGAGCAGGCATCTTTAGAACTAAAATGGATCAAGCAGGAATTACCTAAAGAAGATTGGAATGATGCAGTTAATCAACGATATCAACTAGTTCCATTGCAGTATATTCTCGGAAGCCAACCGTTTGGAGAATTGAATATTAAATGTACGCAGGGTGTTTTGATACCAAGATGGGAGACCCAGGAATGGTGCAATAAACTCGTTGAGACACTTAAGCAGACACACGTGAAGCAGTTGGTGGTATTAGATGCTTGTACTGGTACAGGATGCATACCATTATTGATTGGTCACGAATTGAACAATATTGCCCCAAAGATTTATGGGCTTGATGTTTCTGGTAAAGCTTTTGATTTGGCAAATGAGAATTTATCATTGTATAAGCAAAGATATCCTAACAATCccattgatttgaaattttatttagGTGATGTCTTTGATGCGGAGATTATGGACAAGCTCGGTCTACctaaaataaatttattgactTCCAATCCTCCTTATATTCCATACCATGACTATATTAAATCTATTGACAGAGATGGTGTCGCAAAATCAGTGAAATTGTATGAACCGAGTTTGGCGTTACTTGGGGATGGTGAATTTTACCGTTCGTTGGTGCAGAATATTTTGCGACCATCGCAAGCAGAGGcgtttgtttttgaaattggataTAAGAATCAGGCTGATTATGTCAATTTTCTTCTCGAGGATGACAGTGCGTGGTCAATTGGAGTTATGAAAGATTCATCAAATCATATTAGATGTGTTTTAGGTTGGTTGAATGGTTCAGATTTTGATGGATTAAAAACTTTATGTGATGATGTTTATGTTCGTTGatctatttatttatttatttattgatgtCTAATTTTAATGcaattcaaatttcaaactaACTTTCTTTATTTCTCTTCATTCTTTTATACTATATAAGCAGTTTAGGCAGAGTTCTCTTGATCGTTTTGTACTTCTACTGTTCCTGTGTCAGTCTTCGATGGAGTTTCCACTCTCTTTCGCTTTGCGAATCCCTTGCCCACTGCAGTAATAGCATCATGAGGAATCACTCGTGTCCCCCACAATATATAACCACCACCGCCTCTATTTGTCATCACAGGATGCATCCGTCCTGGAATAGTTTGGTATGGTCTAACTCTGGTTTCATATATGGATGGAGCTAACACTCTTTTGTCTCCTGACAATGCTTGTTGAACCTCTAACAATGAttctttgaattgattatacACGACAATCGGTCTAGAGCCACCGATTTTAGGAAGGACATACTCTAACACTTCAGACATATTTAATGTTGAGACAGATATGAATGCATCAAAATTTCCTTCTTCAACTAGTTGAATAACTTCATTAATCTGTAAAGCACGGTCACGACGTTTTTTATACTGGCTTTTattcttaatttttttaacttcttcGTCTGGAAGATCTGTCCAATCAATTCTCTCGCTTTGAGGGTCTATAAATTGTAACCAATTCACACTTTTCACGGTCTTAGTTTCCAATTCATTACCATAGTCTGAATATCTTAAGGCTATTAAATTTGCATGTTCATTCTCGTGAATTGAAACTATTGTTCCTTCGCAATTCATTCTTTCCATCATTGCATAAGTTAACACTCCACCTGTTTCGTCAATTATAAGATATTTCCCACCAGGACGAACATTACTGTATGTCAACATCAAGCCTAAGGTTTCAACACTAAGATCTAAAACCCTATTCAAATCTTTCTCAATATAATACTGCAATAATTCACTCCCTCCAAGATAATCAACTGTGAAACGTCTCAAAAACTTTTGTTGCTTTCTTTTAAGGTATTTTTGTTGGGAAAATATGGTTTTCTTATCAAACCCTTCATGCCCAGCAatcattttttcaatgatcATTTGACCAACGTTAGAACTAGCACCcagttttttcaattcgtcaatatcatctttagataatttttgaattttagatccaatattaataatattttgattattttcaGCGCTATCAGAAAACATTTTGGTCAATTCTTGACGTTGAACTGTTTCATCAGAATCTGTCAAATCCAAAGTGGATATACTCTTGATTGGCTTCACCTTGTGatcttcaataatttcaaatgacGTGCCCAATGGGTAGCCCAAAATATTGGAAACTTCAAAAGATCCAAATTTCCCTAATCCTATTATACCTGTATCTTGTAAATGAACGATTTTCAACCCCTCTGATGGTAGACGGATCAAAACATGTTGACCAGATTGGATGGTAGTTTCactttttttgaaatcgGACATTCTTTCCCTATGAATGTGTTATATTTAAGTAGGTGTATTTTCAGTCCTTTAATGCCTTCTGGATCCAGGAATTGTCAAAGCCTGGAATAGGGTATTaaaattctatttttaaaaaatgcTCTTTTTATGCAATTCTGCACAAACCAAGAAGTCTAATCTCAtcgcaaaaaaaaacctcaTTTACTGtctaagaaaaaaaaaaacttgccaaaaaatagaaaagaTACTACATACTTTGAAAAGGTCTACTACAGTTTTAAACCTTACCTGAATACGTAATTATCATCATATAAGCAAAAATGGGTAGAAGAGCAAAGAATAAGCAAGGTGTGCCACCAACTTTTGATGAGTTTCAGGCctcaaaattgaaaaacgacactaaaagaaaaagaaatggtGCTAAAGAACAGAAAAATGATTTACCCGTTTCTAAAAAACCAAAGTCAAGTACAAGTTCCAGCAAACAAACTGATCGTGCTGAAAGTTCTAAACCAAAGCCAAAGACTAAATCAAAAGTGACTAAAGATGTTGAGGTTGAAGAGGAAGTCGAAAATTTACCAGAAGTTGATCTTGAAGAATTAGCTTCTGCTAAGAAATCCCTTTTTGATGATTCAGAAGAGGAAGAGTTGGACGATGAATTTGACGTCGAAGGTGAAGAAGACTTTGATTCAGATGAAGGAGAGCGTGCCAGACCCATGTTTTCAGATGACGAGGATGAAGATTTGGAAGACTTGAATGCTGAAAATATGGAACTTTATTCCAAGAGATTAGATGAGGAAGAGAGATTGGAAGCAGAAGAGGCAGAAAAGGAATTGCTAGAAGCAGAAACTAAACAACCCAGAGCGAAAGTCTTGCCAACagctgaagaagaagaagaaatggCCAAAGGTCCTCAGGATGTGACTATGGTAAGAACAAGAATGCTTGAAGTTGTTAAagttttggaaaatttcaaaGAGTTGGCAGAAGAAGGAACATCAAGAACAGATTACACTAACAGATTGTTAAAAGATATATGTGAATATTTTGGATATTCGGAATTTTTAGctgaaaaattattcaatttattctCACCAGCAGAAGCAATGGAGTTCTTTGAAGCTAATGAGATTGCAAGACCAATAACTATAAGAACAAACACATTAAagacaagaagaagagattTGGCCCAAGCTTTGGTCAATAAAGGTGTAAACTTGCAGCCAATTGGATCTTGGACAAAAGTTGGTTTACAGATATTTGATTCCCAAGTCCCTATTGGTGCTACCCCTGAGTATTTGGCTGGGCAGTATATCTTGCAAGCGGCATCCTCCTTTTTGCCTGTTATGGCATTGGAACCACAGGAAAACGAACGTATATTAGATATGGCAGCAGCACCAGGTGGTAAAACTACATATATTTCGGcattaatgaaaaacacTGGGTGTGTTTTTGCCAACGATGCCAACAAAGCACGTAcaaaatctttaattgCAA from Candida albicans SC5314 chromosome R, complete sequence encodes:
- a CDS encoding rRNA (cytosine-C5-)-methyltransferase (Ortholog(s) have rRNA (cytosine-C5-)-methyltransferase activity and role in assembly of large subunit precursor of preribosome, maturation of LSU-rRNA from tricistronic rRNA transcript (SSU-rRNA, 5.8S rRNA, LSU-rRNA), rRNA base methylation), with product MGRRAKNKQGVPPTFDEFQASKLKNDTKRKRNGAKEQKNDLPVSKKPKSSTSSSKQTDRAESSKPKPKTKSKVTKDVEVEEEVENLPEVDLEELASAKKSLFDDSEEEELDDEFDVEGEEDFDSDEGERARPMFSDDEDEDLEDLNAENMELYSKRLDEEERLEAEEAEKELLEAETKQPRAKVLPTAEEEEEMAKGPQDVTMVRTRMLEVVKVLENFKELAEEGTSRTDYTNRLLKDICEYFGYSEFLAEKLFNLFSPAEAMEFFEANEIARPITIRTNTLKTRRRDLAQALVNKGVNLQPIGSWTKVGLQIFDSQVPIGATPEYLAGQYILQAASSFLPVMALEPQENERILDMAAAPGGKTTYISALMKNTGCVFANDANKARTKSLIANIHRLGCKNTIVCNYDAREFPKVIGGFDRVLLDAPCSGTGVIAKDESVKVSRTEKDFMQIPHLQKQLLLSAIDSVDAHSSTGGVIVYSTCSIAVDENEAVVDYALRKRPNVKLVDTGLTIGKEGFTSYRGKHFNPKISLTRRYYPHTYNVDGFYVAKFKKIAPSPHDISKAGAKEKENAARAEAEEEGIIHGDFAEFDDEEDKEIMEKSKKHSLRKKGINPNATKK